Part of the Coccinella septempunctata chromosome 3, icCocSept1.1, whole genome shotgun sequence genome is shown below.
ttttatgcattagttctcgaaatattcttaactaagtatttgaaaatgaagtggtgttttcatggcacttgtagtgtttttttgtgaaaaatcgacattttgagcttcaaaacaaccatgactgtggcttccttcctccaatccactgacatagaaatctttaatcaagatgtcgaacaaacaaagcgtattgcgaaggagctcaatcttgctgaaactcaatctaaattttcttcgatataatttgcagtatttccaataacatgcggtaacacttgatcgatagaaatctccaaaaagcccaaatacgtacatatctctaatcagattaccaggtaagaaaatcaaatcattaatgatgccacagaaatattccagtcccaattcgtgaaacgatttccgacttaattatgaagtgttttctcagttggcttcaataatgttttcattttgttgattattgaattcatatctttttcaaaaaaatgagaatcgataattttttatttatgacgaacagatcattaagttggcttactggttctttgacatgtgaattattcttagttttgaatcgagacttgtatgtgttctaattcattgttcgacatggtttattcaattgcagagcggatggaaataatttcacttctttttgcaaacaatcaatgtgcgaatagaaccgcagtaatgattaaagatttctctgtcagtggattggaggaaggaatccacagtcatggttgttttgaagctcaaaatgtcgatttttcacaaaaaaaaacactacaagtgccatgaaaacaccacttcattttcaaatacttagttaagaatatttcgagaactaatgcataaaatgaaaaaacaattactgtgctgaaatcagtataaaaatacctttcaaatgaggtatcactcaccccatcttccctattcaaaaattgggggtgagggttgtagtagcaagggttgaagcgctatgcgtccgtaacctacatcttaagttgtccccctcgaaacagaaatcgacctgtccgagcatttttatcgaaaaaatttatttcgtctgtaatctcgtctgtttcgttttcaaatggccagcctgtataacttgttataaaatatCAGAGatatccagactatgtaacaaaataaaactaaacaaaagtgctcatctggaagcagtggcatctgtagAATTGAAAATATCCCTAAACGTACAGGATGTCATTTTTGCAGCAGCAGCTtgcgtgattttatgtagacgacGAGTGAAATCAAAACGGAGATTTTGGATACGGCTATCGTTGAGAGCCAAAGGAACACATAGTGGAACAACTTTTTCGAAggatctagcaatggatgacatagacccattgacaggggacattaaatgtgatggtagttttTTAGTTCTGCAATACTAAATTCAATCGCTGATTCGCCGATGCGCTGGCTGGCTGGTAGATGTTTAATAATACAAGTGTGGACCAGTTGCGGCGTGTTATATAACAAAGTTACATTACTTTCTTTGctctttaccgacacccaacagataacataaaatttgttatatagcaagaaaaatgttgtataacattgtgttatataactttttcacttgaatttctctaacaagttatataactttgctaCATATaacatgttttgttacatagtctggacccggctttaggTTTAAGAAACAGTTCTATTACTCGACCACATTGCCACCGATCAAACTCGATGAATCTGAGCCATCCCATCCGAGTTCTCAACTGAACcgacaaacaaaattttatcaaaATTCTTTCAGCTGTTTAAGGAACAATCCTTTAGCTTGACTACAACGACACCTTCTGgaccacagccgtctatagacaCTTTAGAAGGCTGTGTTCTGGACCCAGTAGTGAATCATCAGCAATGAACTCAATGAAGAAACACGATGAAATGAAACTGTCAAATTAAACTGTCCTAACCTAACTTCTTCAACAAATAGGACCGCTTTGGCAGCCCTCAGCATCAGTACATGAAGTCCTGGAAAAACGAGTTTTGCATCAGGGGGGGGAGGGGAGAAACCATGAGGGTCTAGAATGGTTAAAACgctttattgagttcaatgtgTTTCTGCAAGTCTTAAGCTTGACCGGAAGGCAGCTAGAGTGTAGGTGCCATAGGCTTTATTTCGTTCaaagaaatattcatatttataCAAAAATTTATCCCTAATTTAGAGTTGCATTTGCTTTGTCGAAATATTCTTCAAGAAATCGCTGTcgtcaccatttttttttttccgcagttATCAACCGCCACACGTTAGAAGGAGGGTTAAAATTCAGGAGATGGTACAGAAATACAAAAGAAATATGAGTAGGCCGGAGCTTCTCACTAATCTATTCAGAGCCATGTAATTAATTCGTATTTTATAATATGTAGCTTTAAGTGAAAATCATAGTACTTTTAacttattacatttttatcatctgttcaaataaaatataaaatcatttgttcgttttttttttatgttcaaccCAATGGATTGAAAGAATGTTCGAACCTCTATTAGTATGAAAATATTAGACTCTAATGATACTTCTGATAAAAATTCAGCTTCGATAGGATATTTAGTCAAGCACGCTGTttagaccaaagattatagagttaacctgACCTaactttcattcattgctgtatcccgttacagagaataaatctacaaaaagactcaaaaacaaaactatcggtgcgatgaaacttataatttcttagggctacttgcgactgtgtgccctcctgtgattgtagaaacccaaccgtgacctacagagccttccacactctgggcatggatagccaccaaccagatctggccgccgctgtattctggagtctccattataactgtgcaccatagacctccactgtaacCTGTCTAACggtagttgttcccagttatgattggcattaattgattttagggattgattgagtgtatccttaaaccgcttatactggcctcctggtttccgggctccctctgccaattcgccatacagagctattatatcttgtgtcttgcatcctcagaatgtggccgctccatctgagtcgggacctcgttacttgagtcttattgttgtacaactcgcgcgtcgcaagacttctgcatttgaaactttgtggaaccctctgatgtgcattatttgtcttagatgacgttatcGTGTTTGTTCAATCTGtctaatatgtcgcctgtagggcgtccagctttcgcgtccgtaaagaagcgttgggaggacgactgctttgtaaacagctgtcttggtcttcagattgaggtcgtaattttgaaacactcctttagcttccagaatgcccgtgatgccgaattgatacggttgcgtatttccgtgtctaggttagccctagtatttatgaagctttccaagtatttgaactgctcgaccttttctagagtttcatcctccaggctgatatctgtttgaaggctttttggcggacttaccaggattttggttttatcaatattgagtctaaggcccaaagcttcgtatatatgtttacaggtgtccaacattatctgtagataatgtcgtctgcatattgaagttccgtgataaactttgtacgttTTTCTACCTAACTATTATCTTCGGTTTAGACAACATCtttatggaaaataattatCTACTCCAGTGGCGTTTAGAAAATGGAatagtcaaagattatagattctctataatctttgggaatAGTATTTTGATTGGTGATCCAACGGTAGGTTTAAAACTTTCCTGTCATTTGGCttttacgttttttttttccgatAGACTATGTCTTATTTATTTACTGATTGCCTTTGCTTTTGAATAAGTAAATAATTATCGAAAGAATGTTAACAAATATTGGCCCTATTCAGATGATTCCTACAACTATTGCTGAGAGGTTGTTTCGAGGGGGTGAAATCAAATATCAACTCATTTCATTTTACACCAGATTGTATAAATCAGTCTATGATCATTTGAGTCTAAATAATTCGGcagtttatatttttattcatttctaaCAGATAACCTGATTTGCTTTCCAGGAAACATTCACTTATTCTACTTTCAAGTAATTAACCTGCAATATCTTCAATTATTTGAAGTTATTTTAAATTCATCTCCTTGATAACTTTATCCATTGTCTATTCTACGCCACTTTAACAATCATTTCTGTCAATTGCGCTACATAGgcggaaataaaattttttttgtggtgaCCGTCCCGAGGTAAAGATGTTGGGTGGAGATGcccgaaaattctagaaatggcTAAAAACAACGAAAAAGCTTAAAAATAGCTATTTATCCTTTCTCCCTCTCcccctttcttttaatttacccttttttattttttctgggGGGGCATGCACAGCCCCCTCCCTATTTCTAACGTCTCGAAAATCTGCCCATAATAGTAAGCTGAAATTATCTCTATTATTTACTAAGGATCTTTTTCCTTTATCGCGACAAAAAAGCGGAATTGCCAAAATTTCAAGTTCATCATAATGATGAACTTCTTCTTAATACATATCGTGTAGCAGTCAGGTAAAGTATTTTGGAATATTCAGTAAGTATAAGTACTCATTAATCATATCAAGCTTTGCGAAAAAACTTCTGTTTCAATAACAcacaaattattttttatattttaattattAAAACGATTTTATTACAAAGTAAGGACTTGTGCCCTGAGTGCTTTCCTCTCGGAGGCCTTCACTTGGGCAGCAATTCTGTCTAAATCTCTCCTGCCTTGTTGAGATATTTTCCTACCACCTTCAGGAgcattttcaatgattttcaagGCTTCTAAACTCTGAAGAGCTTTCCTGGCAATTCCCTTGGCAGAGCGGCAGAAATGGGAAGGTTTGGTACCATTACGTTTCCTGTCACCATAGATTTTGGTAACGGTGCCTACACCCACGGGGCTTCTGATGTAGATGTGACGTGCAATTGATGCACATCTGGTGTAGTACCAGTCACTGTCATAAGGAGCCAATTCCTTGGATTTTGAGGTCTTTACAATGTCTACCCATTCTGGTACCCTCAGTTTTCCAGTCCTAAAATTAATACAAATATTATTGACTCTTAAATCAATCTAAACAAGGGAGCAAGCAATATCAGCAGCTGTCAACCAGCTACATTTATATCATTTAATGTAATGACCGATGTATGCTTATAATTCTAATCGAGTATGAAGTCTAGTTTGATGGATACATGCATGAACTGTGATTAATTTGGTGAATACAATTATGGAGCAATGTAACTGATAGAGATAATTTCGAAAAGAACAAATATCAGTTAATAGTCAGA
Proteins encoded:
- the LOC123309496 gene encoding 40S ribosomal protein S19, with the protein product MPSVTLKDVDQHAFVKAFAAFLKKTGKLRVPEWVDIVKTSKSKELAPYDSDWYYTRCASIARHIYIRSPVGVGTVTKIYGDRKRNGTKPSHFCRSAKGIARKALQSLEALKIIENAPEGGRKISQQGRRDLDRIAAQVKASERKALRAQVLTL